In Micromonospora purpureochromogenes, a single window of DNA contains:
- a CDS encoding M24 family metallopeptidase, which produces MGTAELYPPDRLAAARRATAAAGLDALLLTPGSDLRYLTGYDAHAGERLTCLVLPAEGEPTLIVPTLERPAAEASPAPDTGVRIVDHADGTDPYPLVTAALGGPVAAVGLADRMWAEQVLALRAALPGATQRLAGEVLRELRVRKSSAEIAALAEAGAAIDAVHARMGEWLRPGRTEAEVATDIAAAIRATGHATVDFVIVAAGPNGASPHHGTSDRRIQAGEPVVVDIGGTMPSGYCSDSTRTYLAGGRAPAEFTDYYQVLHAAQRAAVAAVRPGVTAEAVDAAAREPITAAGYGDAFLHRTGHGIGLDGHEEPYVVAGNSRPLEPGMAFSIEPGIYLAGRHGARIEDIVVCTTDGVHRLNTTPTELIAL; this is translated from the coding sequence GTGGGAACCGCCGAGCTGTATCCGCCCGACCGGCTGGCCGCCGCGCGCCGCGCCACCGCCGCCGCCGGCCTGGACGCGCTGCTGCTCACCCCCGGTTCCGACCTGCGCTACCTGACCGGCTACGACGCGCACGCGGGGGAGCGGCTGACCTGCCTGGTGCTGCCCGCCGAGGGCGAACCGACCCTGATCGTCCCCACCCTGGAACGTCCGGCCGCCGAGGCGTCCCCGGCGCCGGACACCGGCGTGCGCATCGTCGACCACGCCGACGGCACCGACCCGTACCCGCTGGTCACGGCCGCCCTCGGCGGACCGGTCGCGGCGGTCGGCCTGGCCGACCGGATGTGGGCCGAGCAGGTCCTCGCGCTGCGCGCTGCGCTGCCGGGGGCGACCCAGCGGCTGGCCGGGGAGGTGCTGCGCGAGTTGCGGGTGCGCAAGTCGTCCGCCGAGATCGCCGCCTTGGCGGAGGCCGGCGCCGCGATCGACGCGGTGCACGCGCGGATGGGCGAGTGGCTGCGGCCGGGGCGGACCGAGGCCGAGGTCGCCACCGACATCGCCGCGGCGATCCGCGCCACCGGCCACGCGACCGTGGACTTCGTCATCGTCGCCGCCGGCCCGAACGGCGCCAGCCCGCACCACGGCACCTCCGACCGCCGGATCCAGGCCGGCGAACCCGTCGTCGTCGACATCGGCGGCACCATGCCCTCGGGTTACTGCTCCGACTCGACCCGCACCTACCTCGCCGGCGGGCGCGCCCCGGCCGAGTTCACCGACTACTACCAGGTGCTGCACGCCGCGCAGCGCGCGGCCGTGGCCGCGGTCCGGCCCGGCGTGACCGCCGAGGCGGTCGACGCGGCCGCCCGCGAGCCGATCACCGCCGCCGGGTACGGCGACGCCTTCCTGCACCGCACCGGCCACGGCATCGGCCTGGACGGGCACGAGGAGCCGTACGTCGTCGCCGGCAACTCCCGGCCGTTGGAGCCCGGCATGGCGTTCTCCATCGAACCCGGCATCTACCTCGCGGGCCGACACGGCGCCCGCATCGAGGACATCGTCGTCTGCACAACGGACGGCGTGCACCGGCTCAACACCACCCCCACGGAGCTCATCGCGCTATGA
- a CDS encoding DUF433 domain-containing protein: MTFPRITVDPEVMGGAPCVRQSRIPVATLLAMMAEGMSVTDILTDLPFLDEEDLAEVLNYAADAVRDRTARPA; the protein is encoded by the coding sequence GTGACCTTCCCCCGGATCACCGTCGACCCCGAGGTGATGGGCGGCGCGCCCTGCGTGCGGCAGTCCCGGATCCCGGTGGCCACCCTGCTGGCGATGATGGCGGAAGGGATGTCCGTCACCGACATCCTCACCGACCTGCCCTTCCTCGACGAGGAGGACCTGGCCGAGGTGCTGAACTACGCGGCCGATGCGGTGCGCGACCGGACGGCCCGCCCAGCGTGA
- a CDS encoding acyl-CoA dehydrogenase family protein — MTVDRILPTDEAHDLLDLATELADRELAPRAAGFEERAEFPREVLRTLGRAGLLGLPYPEEYGGAAQPYEVYLQVLEILASRWLAVAEAVSVHTLSCYPVAQFGTDAQRKLLPDMIGGELLGAYCLSEPQGGSDAAAMTTKAVRDGDSYVVSGTKAWITHARVADFYNIFCRTGGPGPKGISCLLAEKNTPGLHPQAAERTMGLHASPVAQIAFDDARVPADRLIGGEGMGFTIAMSALDSGRLGIAACAVGLAQAALDYAVGYAKQRRQFGQAIIDFQGLGFNLADLATQISAARALTLSAARLRDAGRPYSIEAAKAKLFATDVAMRVTTDAVQVLGGAGYVADHPVERYMREAKVLQIVEGTNQIQRLVISRALAKG; from the coding sequence ATGACTGTCGACCGGATCCTCCCCACCGACGAGGCCCACGACCTGCTCGACCTCGCCACCGAACTCGCCGACCGCGAGCTGGCCCCCCGGGCCGCCGGGTTCGAGGAGCGCGCCGAGTTCCCCCGGGAGGTGCTGCGCACCCTGGGCCGGGCCGGCCTGCTCGGCCTGCCCTACCCCGAGGAGTACGGCGGCGCCGCCCAGCCGTACGAGGTCTACCTCCAGGTGCTGGAGATCCTGGCCAGCCGCTGGCTCGCCGTGGCCGAGGCGGTCAGCGTGCACACCCTGTCCTGCTACCCGGTGGCCCAGTTCGGCACCGACGCCCAGCGCAAGCTGCTGCCCGACATGATCGGCGGGGAGCTGCTGGGGGCCTACTGCCTCTCCGAGCCGCAGGGTGGCTCGGACGCGGCGGCGATGACCACGAAGGCCGTCCGGGACGGTGACTCGTACGTCGTCTCCGGCACCAAGGCGTGGATCACGCACGCCCGGGTCGCGGACTTCTACAACATCTTCTGCCGCACCGGCGGCCCCGGCCCGAAGGGCATCTCCTGCCTGTTGGCCGAGAAGAACACCCCGGGCCTGCACCCGCAGGCCGCCGAACGGACCATGGGCCTGCACGCCTCCCCGGTCGCGCAGATCGCCTTCGACGACGCCCGGGTGCCCGCCGACCGGCTGATCGGCGGCGAGGGCATGGGCTTCACCATCGCCATGTCGGCCCTGGACTCCGGCCGGCTCGGCATCGCCGCCTGCGCGGTCGGGCTGGCCCAGGCCGCCCTCGACTACGCGGTCGGCTACGCGAAACAACGGCGGCAGTTCGGCCAGGCGATCATCGACTTCCAGGGGCTCGGCTTCAACCTCGCCGACCTGGCCACGCAGATCTCCGCCGCCCGAGCGCTGACGCTCTCCGCCGCCCGGCTGCGCGACGCCGGCCGGCCGTACTCGATCGAGGCGGCGAAGGCGAAGCTCTTCGCCACCGACGTGGCGATGCGGGTGACCACCGACGCGGTGCAGGTGCTCGGCGGCGCCGGATACGTGGCCGACCACCCGGTGGAGCGGTACATGCGGGAGGCCAAGGTGCTCCAGATCGTCGAGGGCACCAACCAGATCCAGCGGCTGGTGATCTCCCGGGCCCTCGCAAAGGGCTAG
- a CDS encoding HAMP domain-containing protein codes for MADPGLRQLLAGLTAVRDGDFGTRLPEDADGLLGEIATVFNGMVDQLSLFTSEVTRVAREVGTEGQLGGQAEVPGVSGTWKDLTDSVNAMAGNLTDQVRDIAEVATAVARGDLSQKITVDVRGEILELKITINTMVDQLSSFADEVTRVAREVGSEGRLGGQAEVPGVAGTWRDLTDSVNFMAGNLTSQVRNIAQVTTAVARGDLSQKITVDARGEILELKSTINTMVDQLSSFADEVTRVAREVGTDGRLGGQAQVSGVAGTWRDLTDSVNSMAGNLTDQVRSIAQVATAVARGDLSQKITVTAHGEILELKSTINTMVDQLSSFADEVTRVAREVGTEGRLGGQADVKGVSGTWKDLTESVNVMADNLTAQVRSIAEVTTAVAKGDLTQKIRVDARGEILALKETINTMVDQLSAFADEVTRVAREVGTEGRLGGQARVSNVGGTWKDLTDNVNEMANNLTNQVRSIALVATAVAQGDLSRQITVEAKGEVAVLAQTINTMVGTLSAFADEVTRVAREVGTEGRLGGQARVPNVAGTWKDLTDNVNSMANNLTGQVRNIAQVTTAVAQGDLTKKIDVDARGEILELKTTINTMVDQLSSFAAEVTRVAREVGSEGRLGGQAEVEGVSGTWKRLTENVNELAGNLTRQVRAIAEVTSAVATGDLTRSITVDAPGEVGELKDNINSMVESLRETTRTNQEQDWLKTNLARISGLMQGHRDLEVVAGLVMNELAPLVSAQLGTFLLVDDLAEGRALRVVGGYGHDATRRRYALGDSLVGQVAVSKRAIVVDAVPADYVTVSSSLGAAAPLHLVVLPVLFEDQVLGVIELASMSRFTDTQRDFLDQLTETIGVNVNTIVANARTDILLTESQRLAAELRTRSEELQARSEELQRSNAELEDKAALLARQNHDIETKNSEIEQARQELEARAQQLALASKYKSEFLANMSHELRTPLNSLLILAQLLAQNPNRNLTSKQVEYATVIHSAGTDLLQLINDILDLSKVEAGKMDINPETFDLSVLRDYVDATFRPLTTPRGLELDIVTGPDVPTTLHTDEQRLRQVLRNLVSNAVKFTKQGSVQLRIERARPDELPGGVEPAETVIAFRVIDTGIGIAEQHLTAIFDAFQQADGTTSRRYGGTGLGLSISREIAHLLGGRITAQSVLGQGSTFTLYLPATVVGPYGVEAAGPVGGHLTAPAEPDTYRRAEQRRLLVLEEHDKGLLTMLAQGVAAGPAEHAVDVSTAVDTASAIEALTAHRYHLLVLHLDMSVEGGTALLKALDDHPDLHRLPVLAYLGQPLTAGQETLLQAIGKDRPVEVLRSLDDLRERIALHLSAESPERVVPLTSPTADPALAGDAFAAALTGRKVLVVDDDARNVFALTNILELHGIDVVYAENGRKGIETLMRHDDIDLVLMDVMMPEMDGYAATAAIRAMPRYAELPIIAVTAKAMHGDREKSISSGASDYVTKPVDADDLLRCIQRWLSS; via the coding sequence ATGGCCGATCCGGGCCTGCGGCAGCTGCTGGCGGGCCTGACGGCGGTGCGGGACGGCGACTTCGGCACCCGGCTGCCCGAGGACGCCGACGGGCTGCTCGGCGAGATCGCCACCGTCTTCAACGGCATGGTGGACCAGTTGTCGCTGTTCACCTCCGAGGTGACCCGGGTGGCCCGGGAGGTCGGCACCGAGGGCCAGCTCGGCGGTCAGGCCGAGGTGCCCGGCGTCTCCGGCACCTGGAAGGACCTCACCGACTCGGTCAACGCGATGGCCGGCAACCTCACCGACCAGGTCCGCGACATCGCCGAGGTGGCCACCGCCGTGGCGCGGGGCGACCTGTCGCAGAAGATCACGGTCGACGTGCGCGGCGAGATCCTCGAACTGAAGATCACCATCAACACGATGGTGGACCAGCTGTCGTCGTTCGCCGACGAGGTGACCCGGGTCGCCCGGGAGGTGGGCAGCGAGGGCCGCCTCGGCGGCCAGGCCGAGGTGCCCGGTGTCGCCGGCACCTGGCGCGACCTCACCGACTCGGTGAACTTCATGGCCGGCAACCTGACCAGCCAGGTCCGCAACATCGCCCAGGTCACCACCGCCGTGGCCCGGGGCGATCTGTCGCAGAAGATCACCGTCGACGCCCGCGGCGAGATCCTGGAGCTGAAGAGCACCATCAACACGATGGTGGACCAGCTGTCGTCGTTCGCCGACGAGGTCACCCGGGTCGCCCGGGAGGTCGGCACCGACGGGCGCCTCGGCGGCCAGGCCCAGGTCAGTGGCGTCGCCGGCACCTGGCGCGACCTCACCGACTCGGTCAACTCGATGGCCGGCAACCTCACCGACCAGGTGCGCAGCATCGCCCAGGTGGCCACGGCGGTGGCCCGGGGCGACCTGTCGCAGAAGATCACCGTCACCGCGCACGGCGAGATCCTGGAGCTGAAGAGCACCATCAACACGATGGTGGACCAACTGTCGTCCTTCGCCGACGAGGTCACCCGGGTCGCCCGCGAGGTGGGCACCGAGGGCCGCCTCGGCGGCCAGGCCGACGTGAAGGGCGTCTCCGGCACCTGGAAGGACCTCACCGAGTCGGTCAACGTCATGGCCGACAACCTCACCGCGCAGGTGCGCAGCATCGCGGAGGTCACCACCGCGGTCGCCAAGGGTGACCTGACGCAGAAGATCCGGGTCGACGCGCGTGGGGAGATCCTGGCGCTGAAGGAGACCATCAACACGATGGTCGACCAGCTCTCCGCGTTCGCCGACGAGGTGACCCGGGTGGCGCGCGAGGTGGGCACCGAGGGGCGGCTCGGCGGTCAGGCCCGGGTCTCCAACGTGGGCGGCACCTGGAAGGACCTGACCGACAACGTCAACGAGATGGCCAACAACCTCACCAACCAGGTGCGCTCGATCGCGCTGGTCGCCACCGCCGTCGCCCAGGGCGACCTGAGCCGGCAGATCACCGTCGAGGCCAAGGGTGAGGTCGCCGTCCTGGCCCAGACCATCAACACGATGGTCGGCACGCTGAGCGCCTTCGCCGACGAGGTGACCCGGGTGGCGCGCGAGGTGGGCACCGAGGGACGCCTCGGCGGTCAGGCCCGGGTGCCGAACGTCGCGGGCACCTGGAAGGACCTCACCGACAACGTCAACTCGATGGCGAACAACCTCACCGGCCAGGTCCGCAACATCGCCCAGGTCACCACGGCGGTGGCGCAGGGCGACCTGACCAAGAAGATCGACGTCGACGCCCGCGGCGAGATCCTGGAACTGAAGACCACCATCAACACGATGGTCGACCAGCTCTCCAGCTTCGCCGCCGAGGTCACCCGGGTGGCCCGGGAGGTGGGCAGCGAGGGCCGCCTCGGCGGTCAGGCCGAGGTCGAGGGCGTCTCCGGCACCTGGAAGCGGCTCACCGAGAACGTCAACGAGCTGGCCGGCAACCTGACCCGCCAGGTGCGGGCGATCGCCGAGGTGACCAGCGCCGTCGCCACCGGCGACCTGACCCGGTCCATCACGGTGGACGCCCCGGGCGAGGTCGGCGAGCTGAAGGACAACATCAACTCGATGGTGGAGTCGCTGCGCGAGACCACCCGCACCAACCAGGAACAGGACTGGCTCAAGACCAACCTAGCCCGCATCTCGGGGCTCATGCAGGGCCACCGCGACCTCGAGGTGGTCGCCGGTCTGGTGATGAACGAGCTGGCGCCCCTGGTCTCCGCGCAGCTCGGCACGTTCCTGCTGGTCGACGACCTCGCCGAGGGCAGGGCGCTGCGGGTCGTCGGCGGCTACGGGCACGACGCCACCCGGCGCCGCTACGCCCTCGGCGACTCCCTCGTCGGCCAGGTGGCGGTGAGCAAGCGGGCCATCGTGGTCGACGCGGTGCCGGCCGACTACGTGACCGTCTCGTCCAGCCTGGGGGCCGCCGCCCCGCTGCACCTGGTGGTGCTGCCGGTGCTCTTCGAGGACCAGGTGCTCGGCGTTATCGAGCTGGCCAGCATGAGCCGGTTCACCGACACCCAGCGCGACTTCCTCGACCAGCTCACCGAGACCATCGGGGTGAACGTCAACACCATCGTCGCCAATGCCCGTACCGACATCCTCCTCACCGAGTCCCAGCGCCTCGCGGCCGAGCTGCGGACCCGGTCGGAGGAGCTGCAGGCCCGCTCCGAGGAGCTGCAGCGCTCCAACGCCGAGCTGGAGGACAAGGCGGCGCTGCTGGCCCGGCAGAACCACGACATCGAGACGAAGAACTCCGAGATCGAGCAGGCCCGCCAGGAGCTGGAGGCGCGCGCCCAGCAGCTCGCGCTCGCCTCGAAGTACAAGTCCGAGTTCCTGGCCAACATGAGCCACGAGCTGCGGACCCCGCTGAACTCGCTGCTGATCCTGGCCCAGCTGCTCGCGCAGAACCCGAACCGCAACCTGACCAGCAAGCAGGTCGAGTACGCCACCGTCATCCACTCCGCCGGCACCGACCTGTTGCAGCTCATCAACGACATCCTCGACCTGTCGAAGGTCGAGGCCGGCAAGATGGACATCAACCCGGAGACCTTCGACCTGTCGGTCCTGCGCGACTACGTCGACGCCACCTTCCGCCCGCTGACCACGCCACGCGGGCTGGAGCTGGACATCGTCACCGGCCCGGACGTGCCCACCACCCTGCACACCGACGAGCAGCGGCTGCGCCAGGTGCTGCGCAACCTGGTCTCCAACGCGGTCAAGTTCACCAAGCAGGGCAGCGTGCAGCTGCGCATCGAGCGGGCCCGGCCGGACGAGCTGCCCGGCGGCGTCGAGCCGGCGGAGACCGTCATCGCGTTCCGGGTCATCGACACCGGCATCGGCATCGCCGAGCAGCACCTGACCGCCATCTTCGACGCCTTCCAGCAGGCCGACGGCACCACCAGCCGCCGGTACGGGGGCACCGGCCTCGGCCTGTCCATCAGCCGCGAGATCGCCCACCTGCTGGGCGGCCGGATCACCGCGCAGAGCGTCCTGGGCCAGGGCAGCACCTTCACCCTCTACCTGCCCGCCACCGTCGTCGGGCCGTACGGCGTCGAGGCCGCCGGCCCGGTCGGCGGTCACCTGACCGCCCCGGCCGAGCCGGACACCTACCGGCGTGCCGAGCAGCGGCGCCTGCTGGTGCTCGAGGAACACGACAAGGGACTGCTCACCATGCTGGCCCAGGGCGTCGCGGCGGGGCCGGCGGAGCACGCGGTCGACGTGTCCACGGCGGTGGACACGGCCTCGGCGATCGAGGCGCTCACCGCGCACCGGTACCACCTGCTGGTGCTGCACCTGGACATGTCCGTCGAGGGCGGGACGGCCCTGCTCAAGGCGCTCGACGACCACCCGGACCTGCACCGCCTGCCGGTGCTGGCCTACCTCGGGCAGCCGTTGACCGCCGGCCAGGAGACGCTGCTCCAGGCCATCGGCAAGGACCGGCCGGTGGAGGTGCTGCGCAGCCTGGACGACCTGCGCGAGCGAATCGCCCTGCACCTGTCGGCGGAGAGCCCCGAGCGGGTCGTGCCGCTCACGTCCCCCACCGCCGACCCCGCACTGGCCGGGGACGCGTTCGCCGCGGCGCTGACCGGGCGCAAGGTCCTGGTCGTCGACGACGACGCCCGCAACGTCTTCGCGCTGACCAACATCCTGGAACTGCACGGCATCGACGTCGTCTACGCCGAGAACGGCCGCAAGGGCATCGAGACGCTGATGCGCCACGACGACATCGACCTGGTGCTGATGGACGTGATGATGCCGGAGATGGACGGGTACGCCGCCACGGCGGCGATCCGGGCCATGCCCCGCTACGCCGAGCTGCCGATCATCGCCGTCACCGCCAAGGCGATGCACGGCGACCGGGAGAAGAGCATCTCCTCGGGCGCCAGCGACTACGTCACCAAGCCGGTCGACGCAGACGACCTGCTGCGCTGCATCCAGCGCTGGCTCAGCAGCTGA
- a CDS encoding low temperature requirement protein A — protein sequence MRFSTRGPAARMARDHPATTFEIFFDLVFVFALTRIIAFMGQPPSPQSMARGLLLLVLLWFSWSSYAWLGNQTPADVGVVRAGVLAAMAALFVAALVMPQAWSSGPGLDGPLLLALAYVLLRVVHLALYYWSAAATPGLRARIRIFAAVSAVGWLPLVLGALLGGTAESVLWVLAFAVEVGGQRLAHLLRGGWPLRNPHHFAERHGLVLIIALGESLVAAGVGAGSAVTRPPVLGAALVGLSVTVCLWWLYFDHVAPAAERSLDLSTGDRRDRIASDAYSLSHLLLVIGVIYVALGVEQVLMLVAGGHGAPPAAGSMSWPGVTALYGGTALFLVGRLLFRRFSAHQVRRAQVALVGVILALLPLGRALPAVAALGLLAVVLLVAAVQERRRQRARPGSGDAEPATDSLERPNDR from the coding sequence GTGCGGTTCTCAACGCGCGGCCCGGCGGCCCGGATGGCGCGGGACCATCCGGCCACCACCTTCGAGATCTTCTTCGACCTCGTCTTCGTCTTCGCGCTCACCCGGATCATCGCGTTCATGGGGCAGCCGCCGTCCCCGCAGTCCATGGCGCGGGGGCTGCTCCTGCTGGTGCTGCTCTGGTTCTCCTGGTCGTCGTACGCGTGGTTGGGCAACCAGACACCGGCGGACGTCGGCGTGGTCCGCGCGGGTGTCCTGGCCGCCATGGCCGCGCTCTTCGTCGCCGCCCTGGTCATGCCGCAGGCCTGGTCGTCCGGTCCGGGCCTCGACGGTCCGCTGCTGCTGGCGCTGGCCTACGTGCTGCTGCGGGTGGTGCACCTGGCGCTCTACTACTGGTCGGCGGCGGCGACGCCGGGCCTGCGGGCCCGGATCCGGATCTTCGCGGCGGTCAGCGCCGTGGGCTGGCTGCCGCTCGTGCTCGGCGCGCTGCTCGGCGGTACGGCAGAGTCGGTGCTCTGGGTGCTGGCCTTCGCGGTGGAGGTCGGCGGGCAGCGGCTCGCCCATCTTCTCCGCGGCGGCTGGCCGCTGCGCAACCCGCACCACTTCGCCGAACGGCACGGGCTGGTCCTGATCATCGCGCTGGGCGAGTCGCTGGTCGCCGCCGGTGTCGGCGCCGGATCGGCGGTGACCCGGCCGCCGGTGCTCGGCGCGGCGCTGGTCGGGCTCTCGGTGACCGTCTGCCTGTGGTGGCTCTACTTCGACCACGTCGCGCCCGCCGCCGAGCGGAGCCTCGACCTGTCGACGGGGGACCGCCGGGACCGGATCGCCAGCGACGCCTACAGCCTCTCCCACCTGCTGCTGGTCATCGGTGTCATCTACGTCGCGCTCGGCGTCGAGCAGGTGCTGATGCTCGTCGCCGGCGGGCACGGCGCGCCGCCGGCCGCCGGGTCGATGAGCTGGCCCGGCGTCACCGCCCTGTACGGCGGGACGGCCTTGTTCCTGGTCGGGCGGCTACTCTTCCGGCGGTTCTCGGCGCACCAGGTGCGCCGGGCCCAGGTGGCCCTCGTCGGCGTCATCCTGGCGCTGCTGCCGCTCGGTCGGGCCCTGCCCGCGGTGGCGGCGCTCGGCCTGCTCGCCGTGGTCCTCCTGGTCGCCGCCGTGCAGGAGCGGCGACGGCAACGCGCCCGGCCCGGGTCGGGTGACGCCGAACCGGCGACCGACTCCCTGGAGCGCCCAAACGACCGTTAA
- a CDS encoding Lrp/AsnC family transcriptional regulator, whose amino-acid sequence MEEIDRAIVAALTVDGRLSYTDLAEKVGLSVSAVHQRVRRLEQRGVINGYAARVSFEALDLPLTAFVAIRPFDPSQPDDAPERLAHLPEIDSCYSVAGEDFYLLLVRVAGPADLERVLQEIRTAANVTTRTTVVLSTPYEGRPPKIDLDPRTRVRPRTNGEAG is encoded by the coding sequence GTGGAGGAGATCGACCGCGCCATCGTCGCGGCACTGACCGTTGACGGTCGGCTGTCGTACACGGATCTGGCGGAGAAGGTGGGGCTGTCGGTCTCCGCGGTGCATCAGCGGGTCCGCCGGCTGGAGCAGCGCGGGGTGATCAACGGCTACGCCGCCCGGGTCTCGTTCGAGGCGCTGGACCTGCCGCTGACCGCGTTCGTGGCGATCCGCCCGTTCGACCCGTCGCAGCCGGACGACGCGCCGGAGCGGCTGGCTCACCTGCCCGAGATCGACTCCTGCTACTCGGTGGCGGGGGAGGACTTCTACCTGCTGCTGGTGCGGGTGGCCGGCCCGGCCGACCTGGAGCGGGTGCTTCAGGAGATCCGCACGGCGGCCAACGTCACCACCCGCACGACCGTGGTGCTCTCCACCCCGTACGAGGGGCGGCCGCCGAAGATCGACCTCGACCCGCGGACCCGGGTGCGGCCCCGCACCAACGGCGAGGCCGGCTGA